Within the Populus trichocarpa isolate Nisqually-1 chromosome 14, P.trichocarpa_v4.1, whole genome shotgun sequence genome, the region AAAGTTTTATGTTAACTTATTCTTGGTtcctttagttttagttttaggtTCAGGTTTTTACATTTAGGTTccaaacttcatttattttatattttagtttctgAATTTTAATAGAGGAGAAAGaaagttattgaaaaataagaaaaaagagataaagtGATTGGTTGGTCATATttcaacactaaaaaaatttgatctttgtgtcattgaatttttcttgaccaaaacaatattaatgaGGTGTTATACAACTTttatcttgcaaaaaaaaaaaaaagatcaggactcagaatttttttattctatttgattttttattttcttacatattCAAGGGTATTTTGAggtaaaaaaaaggatttaattagattttttgagTGTTTATTgggtgtttttatattaaaaaaataattgaaataggtttttctgaataaaaaaccaTCACCATCAAAATAATCACCACCTCATTGCATCACTCATGACCAAAAGTTGAGTTTGCTAGAGGTACAAATAATCTACCAAAAGTTGGCCGTTTAATAGTTTCGGAACTGCTGATAATGAACCTTTAATGAGATAATAAGGTCTTTTACCGCTTggctaagaaaagaaaagagactaAGGCCTTGTTTGTTTGGTGGAAAGTAGATTTctagaaactactttccaaactttcctgtgtttgtttgccattagaaaaattgatcaatggaaaacacttttcagtcaaagaaaaatttggcttggtttccaggaaagtgttttctttttattttgggcggaaaacactttttaaaagttgtgaaaattttagaaatatcatattatttgttggttATAACAAACttggtcttcaaacttttgattgctatatattttgttttgaatcttttttttttcaatttcacctcttagaatttgatttaatttgttttttatattaactttggtccttatttttatgattgttatttgcttttatcttattatttttttaattgaaattttttagctatcaaatttggtcctcattcttttgattgctatttattttatttgaaataatttataaaattgtaattattcttattttaattttatcatctttcaatttttttatctgttagatttgatctctattattttgattattatttattttatttgagataatttatgaatttgttttttcaatttcattctcattcaacttttcaatttgtaagatttgtttctcattattttaataaacttgaaaaaaaaatattaataagttattttccaacttattttccatgatataaccaaacactggaaaatattttccaacttatttttcatgacactaccaaccaaacatcagaaaataatttacttttcaggaatttactttttaaagaaatcacttttcaaaataaaaaactactttctagcaaacaaatAGGAGTTAAAACTTGTTTTACCATGATGATTGCTGAATGTGATCATGATGTACACTTTATTcgtaatcaaaagaaaattcataaaaatccaCCTCTTGTCATCATACTTTTGGCACAACTGTAACTGAACTTAACATTCATGTTATAATAAGTTGATAATCATCATCTTCAATGCCCAGCAAGAAAAGCTAGACATGGAAAGGAGAATAAAAGATTTATCAGCGTGACAACATCCCCTGATTAAAGTTAACGCGCTAGAGAAGTTAGAAAAGGACAACGAATTTGTGGCTGTCTCATCAGAATCCCATTTGCATTACAGAACCAGAGACCTCCAACTTGAACACTGTCTCGGCATGCTGTCAATGGTGGTATGCcttcaaacacaaacaaaacttCCCCTTGAGTAGAATTACTGTAACAAGTAAAGCATGTGATGGGAAAACCAAAAGTGCTAAAGTAAACCTGAAAGGCAAGCAATGGATCAGATGCATAGCTAATGACCGAAGCTAGGAACATTTTGTTTCCTTCCACGTTAAGTAAACACCAAGTTATAAACGCCTTCGCACACCAGCATTCGTTGCAGCAAAAATCAGATGTGTACTTAATAATACAAGGTAGGCAGAAATTCATCAGGGGTTCATTTAAGATGCTATAGCAGAAATACAGGTTGAGCAACCCCCACTGggtagaaaaaataacaaaaatatagacATGGTGTTCCCCAGAGCATATCCCAGCATGCAAGAGCGAGTGAGAGAAGTCCAAAGcaaatttcaaaatcatcataTCAAGCAAAACATTATAAAGGGAAAAATTGTTATTCAAAATCATGGGCAATCAGGACCAGGAAAATCAGCATCTGTACAGATTTATAGCAGCACTACAGTCGATCCAAGTAAGTATTTGAGttatatcaagttttatttaaaatgaataggTTTTGCTCTTCCTGCATTCAgtcataaaactaaaaaaaacagaaatttatCGTCAACAGTCAGCTGAGAAATAAGTGAACTACCTAGCTTACATAGCCCTGTCCCCTGATTATTGTTCTAATAAAGTATTCTCCTCACAGCATAAACATGCTAGGCCGAAATCTTCAGTACAgtgttatttatgttataacTTCCTTTTCGGCTATGCAAAAAACAACCTAATGCAAAATAGTTCTAGAGAAACACCaagaaattgcattttttttccttggaataTGTATTTCCACAAAAGTTATTACAACATTATAGCTATTTCTGACTTATTATTGCCATGCAGTTGATACAATTGATATCAATTTCCTTTTGTGTCTTAGATGTAAAAAAGCTAGGAATAACTTGAGTTCTCAAAAACTAGATGAGACCAGCTGACTGGACCTTAAAAATTAGGATAATAATCCATGATGGTGCGACGTCAGCTGAtcataagaaacaaaagtttGATAATGATAAGTCTGTCTGCATAACATCAAGCTCCTTGTGATCTTCTACTTCATGCTGCATCTACTAGGCACAGGCAAAGGAAAGTTGAGTGCAAAAGCCTACCTCAAGCGTGGAAAGAGCGAGGGACATGATGGcacaaaaacaagaatatacaaaataaaaatacatgtcgAGCCGGACTTTGGGATTCCAGGAgcttttcttatgaaaaatcAACATAAGCATAAGTTCTTCCTTGAATCTGTAACTCTAGAAATTCCAGACAATCAGATCATCTACTTTGACTGCAGATCTTGGGTATATCCATTCCAAAAGACAAAATCAGAGCGCCTATTCTTCTCAAACAATGTAAGTTAGAAgccaaacttatatatatatatatagcacaaTTAAACTCATACCTAATGTTGCAGAGTTATCTTCCAAATCATACACCTAGCGCTCTGGTGGAGTTGAGAAAGCTGGAACTTGTTAGTCTGAGAGGGGATGGAAAACAAGTGAGGAAGGAATGGGATCGAATCTATGACTATGATTATTACAACGATCTTTGTAATCCAGATAAAGGTCAGGAACACATTAGACCAGTCTTGGGTGGTTCTGAATTACATCCATACCCCCGTAGGGTGAGAACAGGTCACCCTCCCAGCAATACAGGTATCCCAAATTTCTCTCTCACGTGGTTCAGATGATCTGCCATGGTTCCTTTTCCTATAAAATTCCCTCATAGCTTTTTCCACTGTTAATACAtgagtttctttttgtttgctaCTTGTGATCACTTACATATAGAACCTTCAACCGAGAGCCGGACAGAAACAATCAACTTGGATATATATGTTCCTCCAGATGAGCGTTTTAGTCCCAAGAAACTATCAGAGTTCATATCAAATTCAATCCAGGCTACTGTGCATTTCATTATCACAGAGGCAGATTCATTATTCAAACAAGATTCCAGTAGTTTTGAGTCGTTTGACGAGATACATGATATGTTTTCTAGCAAGAGAAGTAAAGCAGTAGAGGGAAAGGCCAAAGACAAATTGAAGGGAAAGGTCAAAGAAAGATTGAAGAAATTAGTTCCAGATGTCCTTTTCAAAGAAATTACTTATGCAGGCAAAGAAGACCTCGCGAAATTCCCATTACCTCAAATTATAAGAGGTAATTCCTCTAGCAATCTGCTTTTATAATTCATAGATCCTAAAGGATTGTGTTCTATTAAATTGTCTCAGCATTATGCGTctattttaaatgtatttttcagAGAATGAATTAGCCTGGGGAAACGATGAGGAATTTGGACGTCAAATGCTTGCAGGAACTAATCCAGCAAGGATACAAAGTTTGCAGGTTTCTCTAACCTTATGAACTGCATTGGATCTATCATCAACTTAAAGCCTAAACCTGCACCATTCTATACCACTCTCCATTAACCAAGAAATTTCCTTAATATGTTCATTAGGCATGAACTACATACAACAGACAAACATAACAAAGATCATGTTCCCTATACCGGTCTTAACACCTGGCAAGACTCATTAGTTTCATGTTGATTTCAAACCCACAATACAGTTCTTATAAATTGCTCTTCACATTTCAACACTGTAGCAGCAGGTCACCTTGATACTGAGTCATGATTTAGTCATAAGCACCTATTAAATGTTCTAATTTGACTATACTTCACAGAAATTCCCACCAGAAGGCAGATATGGAATGAGTACAATAGAGGCATCACACATAGAGCACAGCCTTGATGGGTTGACACTTTTCGAGGTAACCATTCACATCCTTCTCCACTCAGTAAacctcttctttttccttttctctctctcttccccccTTCTCTCCAAGGAGATTGATAATGCATAATAAGAGTAATCACAGGACATGAACTTCATTTCATAAATGAAACTAGGCTAGAGGTTAACGTTAAATTAGAATGGTGAACGCTTGTAgagttcaaaaaattttaattcatgaaattttgTCGCTTGCATCAGAGTGAGAGCAATAATCACTGACAAGCAATAATCACTGACAAGGGTATAGGATATGTGTTTAATTCATAAGAACACCCTTGAAGGATATAATATAGTTTGTTCCAAAAATGCCATACAAACTACTTCAGTTCTAAGAAGTTGGAAGTTTTTCAGAATATACAGCAAGTACTCTCATTGGAGCATTGCGTATATCACTTATCTAATTGGAAAACTTGTATATATTTCTGATTATCCTTCTCAAGGAGTTCAATGCAGAATGCAAGAGGTCTTCTGTAGTTATTCACTTctttctaaatataaatcacaGGCAATGAATGAATGGAGGATATTCATCTTGGATCACCATGACTATCTCATGCCGTATTTAAGCAAAATTAACACAAATGGTGTTTGTGCTTATGCATCAAGAACACTATTTTTCTTAAGAACTGATGATACATTAAAGCCATTAGCAATAGAATTGAGCCTGCCTGGCTCCAGTGAGGACACAGAAGTCAGCAGGGTGTTTCTCCCAGCAAATCAAGGAACTGAAGCAGCACTATGGCAGCTTGCTAAAGCTCATGTTGCAGCTAATGACTCAGCATACCACCAACTAATTAGCCATTGGTGAGTTGAGATACTTTGCCAATCTCAATCCTGGATTTTCCATATTATTTGTGGAGTTTTAcccacaacaaaaatattttcttagagGTCAACAACTAAGCATTATATAGGCCATATAATgactgtttctttctttcttttcgagAATTTTTGACTGAAATTTCTAAATGCATTCTTAAATCATTACTGATGGttcatagaaaaaagaaatgccTTCCTATTCGCAACAGAATACCCAATGCTTTTGTTCTCTCTGATATCTGCATTTTCCAGGTTACACACTCATGCAGTAGTTGAGCCGTTCATTATTGCAACTAGAAGGCAGTTGAGTGTCATGCACCCAATCAACTGGCTACTACGTCCTCATTTCAAGGACACCATACACATAAACGCATTGGCACGGAGTATCCTCATAAACTCTAGAGGAATCCTTGAGAAAACACTCTTTTCTGGTGAAATATCCATGGAATTGTCTTCTGAACTCTATAAAGAATGGAGATTTGATGAACAAGCTCTTCCTGCTGATCTTGTCAAAAGGTAATTCATTCTAACAAATAGCCCCCCTCCCCCTTGCACCTAGTTTCTTTTTGTTATCAACACAAAATGGGAAAAAATCCATAATGTTAACATTTAAGTTGAGATCATACGATTATTTTCATGATCTGTAGATAGTTAATATaataaacaagagaaaaggaaacaatgaacataaatatcataaaatctgTCAGGGATATGCTGAATATTTGCCATGCATTCTAGAGTAAgtgcaaaataaaattctgaGCCTATAAAACCAAAGTGAGCATAGTAGAAAACAAACACCTAGAAGCAACCTCAAAAATTCAGAAAACATGAATTCTTACTCTAGCATTCAGTTCTAATGTTGTCTTGTAACAAATGCTATTTCAGAGGATTGGCCCTGGAAGACCCAGACAATCCAAATAATCCCACTGAGGTACAGCTCCTCTTCGATGATTATCCCTATGGTGCAGATGGACTTGATATTTGGCATGCCATCAAGACATGGGTCACAGACTTCTGCTCACTTTTCTACGAAAACGATTCTTCTGTCAATTCTGATGTAGAAATTCAAGCATGGTGGTCTGAGATCCAGAATGTGGGCCATGGTGATAAGTGCAACGAGACATGGTGGTACAAAATGACAACTCTCTTAGACCTAACAGAGGCTCTAACAACACTAATATGGATTACATCAGGCCTTCACGCTTCCGTCAACTTTGGGCAATATGCATATGCTGGCTGCCCTTTAAATCGTCCCATGCTATGTCGAAATTTTATTCCAGAGCAAGGGACACAAGAATTTGCCGAGTTCTTAAGAGATCCAGA harbors:
- the LOC7463375 gene encoding linoleate 9S-lipoxygenase 6 yields the protein MVFPRAYPSMQERVREVQSKFQNHHIKQNIIKGKIVIQNHGQSGPGKSASVQIYSSTTVDPSTGKGKLSAKAYLKRGKSEGHDGTKTRIYKIKIHVEPDFGIPGAFLMKNQHKHKFFLESVTLEIPDNQIIYFDCRSWVYPFQKTKSERLFFSNNSYLPNHTPSALVELRKLELVSLRGDGKQVRKEWDRIYDYDYYNDLCNPDKGQEHIRPVLGGSELHPYPRRVRTGHPPSNTEPSTESRTETINLDIYVPPDERFSPKKLSEFISNSIQATVHFIITEADSLFKQDSSSFESFDEIHDMFSSKRSKAVEGKAKDKLKGKVKERLKKLVPDVLFKEITYAGKEDLAKFPLPQIIRENELAWGNDEEFGRQMLAGTNPARIQSLQKFPPEGRYGMSTIEASHIEHSLDGLTLFEAMNEWRIFILDHHDYLMPYLSKINTNGVCAYASRTLFFLRTDDTLKPLAIELSLPGSSEDTEVSRVFLPANQGTEAALWQLAKAHVAANDSAYHQLISHWLHTHAVVEPFIIATRRQLSVMHPINWLLRPHFKDTIHINALARSILINSRGILEKTLFSGEISMELSSELYKEWRFDEQALPADLVKRGLALEDPDNPNNPTEVQLLFDDYPYGADGLDIWHAIKTWVTDFCSLFYENDSSVNSDVEIQAWWSEIQNVGHGDKCNETWWYKMTTLLDLTEALTTLIWITSGLHASVNFGQYAYAGCPLNRPMLCRNFIPEQGTQEFAEFLRDPDKYYLNMLPSRFEMSLGIALIEVLSRHTSDEVYLGQRPLLECTDDGVQEKFKKFNEHLQEIEKKIIQRNKDPKFKNRSGPAKIPYELLYPDTSNVGSTWGITGKGIPNNISI